The following are encoded in a window of Amphibacillus xylanus NBRC 15112 genomic DNA:
- the leuS gene encoding leucine--tRNA ligase, with product MAYDHKKIETKWNKYWLENKTFKTNIRSEKKKFYALDMFPYPSGAGLHVGHPEGYTATDILSRMKRMQGYEVLHPMGWDAFGLPAEQYALDTGNDPAEFTDKNIDTFRRQIQDLGFSYDWDREINTTDPNYYKWTQWIFLKLYEKGLAYIDEVPVNWCPALGTVLANEEVIDGLSERGGHPVERRPMKQWMLRITAYADRLLEDLDELDWPESIKEMQRNWIGRSEGANVTFEVAGQDKTFTVFTTRPDTLFGATYAVLAPEHSLVSQITTPEQKEAVEQYIEKIKSKSDLERTDLAKEKTGVFTGAYAINPINNKQIPIWIADYVLASYGTGAIMSVPAHDQRDYEFAKTFDLEIIPVLEGGNIEVEAFTGDGKHINSDFLNGLNKEEAINKAIEWLESEGKGERKVTYRLRDWLFSRQRYWGEPIPIIHWEDGTVTGVDESELPVMLPKTTEIKPSGTGESPLANIEEWVNVTDPKTGMKGRRETNTMPQWAGSSWYYLRYIDPNNTEKIADEDLLKEWLPVDIYIGGAEHAVLHLLYARFWHKFLYDIGVVSTKEPFQKLFNQGMILGENNEKMSKSKGNVVNPDDIVESHGADTLRLYEMFMGPLDASIAWSEAGLDGSRRFLDRVWRLFVDEETDKLSPKIVNQVEQDQLEKVYHETVKQVTDNFTSLKFNTAISQMMVFINEAYKAEQILKDYVEGFVKLLSPVAPFIAEELWSKLGYSETIAYEPWPEYDGAKLEENEVEIVIQILGKNRARIMVDKDATKEELEKLALDNEIIKEKIAGKTVRKVIVVPGKLVNIVAN from the coding sequence ATGGCTTATGATCACAAGAAAATTGAAACGAAATGGAATAAGTATTGGCTAGAGAACAAAACATTTAAAACGAATATAAGATCAGAGAAGAAAAAGTTTTATGCGTTAGATATGTTCCCATATCCATCTGGGGCTGGTTTACACGTTGGACACCCAGAAGGTTATACTGCAACTGATATTTTATCACGTATGAAGCGGATGCAAGGTTACGAGGTCTTACATCCAATGGGGTGGGATGCGTTTGGATTACCGGCAGAGCAGTATGCTTTAGATACAGGAAATGATCCTGCTGAATTTACAGACAAAAATATTGATACGTTTAGAAGACAAATTCAAGATCTTGGATTTTCATATGACTGGGATCGTGAAATTAACACAACAGATCCAAACTATTACAAATGGACACAGTGGATTTTCTTAAAGCTATATGAAAAAGGTTTAGCTTATATCGATGAAGTTCCTGTTAACTGGTGTCCAGCATTAGGTACTGTATTAGCTAACGAGGAAGTTATTGATGGTCTGAGTGAACGTGGAGGTCATCCGGTAGAGCGACGTCCGATGAAACAATGGATGTTACGCATTACCGCATATGCTGATCGTCTATTAGAAGATTTAGATGAACTTGATTGGCCAGAGAGTATTAAAGAAATGCAACGAAATTGGATAGGCAGATCTGAAGGAGCAAACGTTACATTTGAAGTTGCTGGTCAAGACAAAACATTTACAGTATTTACAACAAGACCAGACACTTTATTTGGTGCTACTTATGCAGTGCTTGCACCTGAACACTCACTTGTTTCACAGATTACTACTCCAGAACAAAAAGAAGCTGTTGAACAATATATTGAAAAAATTAAATCTAAGAGTGATCTAGAACGAACTGACTTAGCAAAAGAGAAGACAGGCGTTTTCACGGGTGCTTATGCAATTAACCCAATTAATAATAAGCAGATACCAATTTGGATTGCTGATTATGTTTTAGCTAGTTATGGTACAGGTGCGATTATGTCAGTACCTGCCCATGATCAACGTGACTATGAGTTTGCCAAAACTTTTGATTTAGAGATTATTCCGGTACTTGAGGGAGGAAACATCGAAGTAGAGGCGTTTACTGGAGATGGTAAACATATTAACTCAGATTTCCTTAATGGATTAAATAAAGAAGAAGCAATCAATAAAGCAATTGAATGGCTGGAAAGTGAAGGTAAAGGTGAACGTAAAGTAACTTATCGTTTACGTGATTGGCTATTCAGCCGCCAACGCTATTGGGGAGAGCCAATTCCAATTATTCATTGGGAAGATGGTACTGTAACAGGTGTTGATGAAAGTGAATTACCAGTAATGTTGCCTAAGACAACAGAAATAAAACCTTCCGGCACTGGTGAGTCACCGTTAGCAAATATTGAAGAATGGGTAAACGTGACAGATCCGAAAACAGGTATGAAAGGTCGAAGAGAGACAAATACAATGCCACAATGGGCAGGTAGTAGCTGGTATTACTTACGCTATATCGATCCAAACAACACAGAAAAAATTGCTGATGAAGACCTATTAAAAGAGTGGTTACCAGTAGATATTTATATTGGTGGTGCTGAACACGCAGTACTTCACTTACTATATGCTCGATTCTGGCATAAATTCTTGTATGATATTGGGGTAGTATCGACAAAAGAACCATTCCAAAAGCTATTTAACCAAGGTATGATCCTCGGCGAAAACAATGAGAAGATGAGTAAGTCAAAAGGCAACGTCGTAAACCCAGATGACATTGTTGAAAGTCACGGTGCCGACACATTAAGACTTTACGAAATGTTTATGGGCCCACTTGATGCTTCAATTGCTTGGTCAGAAGCAGGTTTAGATGGTTCACGTCGTTTCTTAGATCGTGTATGGCGTCTATTCGTTGATGAAGAAACGGATAAACTATCTCCGAAAATTGTAAACCAAGTAGAGCAAGATCAATTAGAGAAGGTTTATCATGAAACAGTTAAACAAGTAACTGATAACTTTACAAGTCTGAAGTTTAATACAGCAATTTCACAAATGATGGTCTTTATTAATGAAGCTTATAAAGCAGAACAAATTTTGAAAGACTATGTTGAAGGTTTTGTTAAATTACTATCACCTGTTGCGCCATTTATTGCAGAAGAATTGTGGAGTAAATTAGGTTACTCTGAAACAATTGCATATGAGCCATGGCCAGAATATGATGGAGCAAAGCTAGAGGAAAATGAAGTTGAAATTGTTATTCAAATTCTAGGTAAAAACCGTGCGCGGATAATGGTTGATAAAGATGCAACAAAAGAGGAATTAGAAAAATTAGCATTAGACAATGAAATAATTAAAGAGAAAATTGCAGGTAAAACTGTACGAAAAGTAATTGTCGTTCCAGGGAAGCTTGTAAATATCGTCGCTAATTAA